From Manduca sexta isolate Smith_Timp_Sample1 unplaced genomic scaffold, JHU_Msex_v1.0 HiC_scaffold_1346, whole genome shotgun sequence, one genomic window encodes:
- the LOC119191328 gene encoding uncharacterized protein LOC119191328, with the protein MSEHEQILIELLNKIVAEQALVAPQVKIQPISSGGANFTTQLFQVTISHGDDELKLFAKVAAVGEKFRQELPGFRMFEAENDFYTKLIKFYENLQEKHNVPQDKRFVAPKCYGCSSKLYEEVIVLEDLSAQGFTVYDRMKSVDWDYASKAVEEIAKFHALSVAFEKENTEEFNKYVETLTFSWDTENTEYFNDIIDKGINMVKEEKRSRVEAFIASIEMVDYDDILKPVKLKVLTHCDYRVSNQMYRVNADGGMEVKIIDYQTIRGASPAVDLLYFIFSGTDKKFRDQYYEQLLDHYYKELSLAMKRLALNPDEIYPREDFDFEYNSKLPFGLTLAMTMLPLITVDEENAPKVDKDLGLHSFVVNNTSDILRDRINEVVDDFIRWGLV; encoded by the exons ATGTCGGAACACGAACAAATTCTCATCGAGCTTCTGAACAAGATAGTGGCTGAGCAAGCGCTCGTCGCCCCTCAAGTGAAGATACAGCCCATCAGCAGCGGCGGAGCCAACTTCACCACCCAGCTGTTCCAGGTGACCATCAGCCACGGAGACGATGAGCTGAAACTGTTCGCGAAAGTGGCAGCCGTCGGAGAAAAATTCAGGCAAGAACTTCCAGGTTTCCGGATGTTTGAAGCAGAAAACGATTTTTACACCAAactcataaaattttacgaaaacCTTCAAGAGAAGCACAATGTGCCGCAGGACAAGCGGTTTGTAGCGCCGAAGTGTTACGGATGCAGCAGCAAGCTGTATGAAGAAGTCATCGTGTTGGAGGACTTGTCGGCACAAGGGTTCACAGTGTACGACAGGATGAAGTCGGTGGATTGGGACTACGCCTCTAAGGCTGTGGAAGAAATCGCTAAGTTTCACGCTCTGTCTGTCGCATTTGAGAAAGAAAACACggaagaatttaataaatacgtgGAAACTTTAACGTTTTCATGGGATACAGAAAATACTGAATATTTCAACGATATCATTGACAAGGGAATTAATATGGTCAAGGAAGAAAAAAGAAGCAGAGTAGAAGCATTCATAGCATCCATTGAGATGGTGGATTACgatgatattttaaaaccgGTGAAACTAAAGGTATTAACGCATTGCGACTACAGAGTCAGCAACCAAATGTACAGGGTGAACGCG gaTGGAGGCATGGaagtaaaaattatagattACCAGACCATTCGGGGCGCGTCTCCGGCTGTCGATCTGCTTTACTTTATCTTCTCCGGCACCGACAAGAAGTTCCGCGACCAGTACTACGAACAGCTCCTGGACCACTACTACAAGGAGCTCAGCCTAGCCATGAAGAGACTGGCTCTCAACCCTGATGAGATCTATCCGAGGGAGGACTTCGACTTTGAATATAACTCG AAACTTCCATTCGGGTTGACCCTGGCGATGACGATGTTGCCGCTGATCACCGTAGACGAGGAGAACGCACCCAAAGTGGACAAGGACTTGGGCTTGCACAGCTTCGTGGTGAACAACACGAGCGACATCCTCCGCGATAGAATCAACGAAGTTGTCGACGACTTTATACGCTGGGGACTTGTGTAA
- the LOC119188455 gene encoding uncharacterized protein LOC119188455, with product MSDHEQILIELLNKIIAEQALVAPRVKIHPISSGGANFTTQLFQATISLGDNELKLFAKVAAVGEKFRQQLPDFRLFETENDFYTKLMKIYENLQEKHNVPQDKRFVAPKCYGCSGKLYEEVIVLEDLSAQGFTVYDRMKSVDWDYASKAVEEIAKFHALSFAFENENKEEFDKYLSELTFKWDSENPQFDEIIQKGLSVVKEENRSRLEAFLATFSWKSFDEISKPAKFTVLAHCDNRVSNQMYKVHEDGRVEVKIVDYQTIRGASPALDLLYFIFSGTDEKFRAEHYDRLLDHYYNKLSLAMKRLGLNPDEIYSREDFNFEYQTKLPFGLSLAVITLPLVTIDEENAPKVDKDLDINNFVLDNTSDVFSERLNGVVNDFLRWGFL from the exons ATGTCAGATCACGAGCAAATACTAATCGAGCTACTAAACAAGATAATCGCCGAGCAAGCGCTCGTCGCTCCTCGAGTGAAGATACACCCGATCAGCAGCGGCGGAGCCAACTTCACCACCCAGCTGTTCCAGGCAACCATCAGCCTCGGAGACAATGAGCTGAAACTGTTCGCAAAAGTGGCAGCTGTCGGAGAAAAATTCAGACAACAACTTCCAGATTTCCGACTGTTTGAAACAGAAAATGATTTTTACACCAAACTTatgaaaatatacgaaaacctTCAAGAGAAGCACAATGTGCCGCAAGACAAGCGGTTTGTAGCGCCGAAGTGTTACGGATGCAGCGGGAAGCTGTATGAAGAAGTCATTGTGTTGGAGGACTTGTCGGCACAAGGGTTCACTGTGTACGACAGGATGAAGTCGGTCGATTGGGACTACGCCTCCAAGGCTGTGGAAGAAATCGCTAAGTTCCACGCCCTATCTTTCGCATTTGAGAATGAAAATAAAGAAGAATTTGACAAATACTTGTCAGAATTAACATTTAAGTGGGATTCAGAGAATCCACAGTTCGACGAAATAATTCAAAAGGGACTCAGCGTTGTTAAGGAAGAAAATAGAAGTAGACTAGAAGCGTTTTTAGCTACCTTTTCGTGGAAGAGTTTCGATGAAATATCTAAACCAGCAAAATTTACTGTACTAGCACATTGCGACAACAGAGTTAGCAACCAAATGTACAAAGTACACGAG GACGGTCGAGTAGAGGTCAAGATTGTGGATTATCAGACCATCCGAGGAGCGTCTCCGGCCCTCGACTTGCTGTACTTCATCTTCTCTGGCACGGATGAGAAGTTCCGCGCGGAGCACTACGACAGACTCCTCGACCACTACTACAATAAGCTCAGCCTTGCCATGAAGCGGCTGGGCCTCAACCCTGATGAGATCTATTCGAGGGAGGACTTCAATTTTGAATACCAAACA AAACTTCCATTCGGGTTGAGCTTGGCTGTTATTACGCTGCCATTGGTGACCATAGATGAGGAAAATGCTCCCAAAGTGGACAAAGACTTGGATATAAACAACTTTGTGTTGGATAATACCAGCGATGTCTTCTCAGAGCGACTTAATGGTGTTGTCAATGACTTTCTTCGATGGGGATTCCTATGA